GTTTTCCTGGGTCTCTATATGCAGGGTGAGGACCCGGTCAGGGCGCTGGAGGTCGCCGTCAAGGCAGCATCGATAAGCGCCACCAGGTTCGGCAGGGATGCCTACCCCGACGCAAAGACGATAGAGGAATTCCTTGCCGCGAAGGAAAAAGGGGCCAAAGTCCCTCATAATGACCACGCATAGATTCCCACGGGCAAGCCCGTGGTGCTAAAATATACACGCTTCGCGTGCATGACAAACGCATTCTCCCACGCTTGAAAGCGTGGTCCTCTGTTTGCCTTGCGTCGCTTGTTGGAATCTATACTGTGAGCACGGCGAGCGAGAGGGGGAGGCTCCACGGACCGGGGCGGGGCACCCACCCGGTGGGTGGGTCGCGTGGAGGGGGCGACGCGAGCCCCGGTAAAAATTTATTTTGTAGCGAGTTCACGAGCGAGAGGGGGAGGCTCCACGGACTTTGTTCGTGGAGGGGGCGACGCAAGCCCCGGTAATAGTACGCGATAAAGAAACAACGGGGGCTTGTATGAAGATATGTTGGTTCACGACAGGCAGGGATAAAGAGGCGCTGACCTTGTTGAAAGACGTCAATGACGCTATTGAGAAGAAGGCCATTGACGGTGAGATAACCCTTGTATTCATGAACAGGGACAGAGGGGAATCGCCTGTTTCTGATGAGATCATCGCCTATGCAGAGGAAAAGAAGATTCCTGTTGAGCTTTTCAGCACGAAACGCTTTCTCGACGAGCGGGGCCTGAAACTCAGCGAAGGGCGGGAGCTCTTCGACAGCGAGATAAAGTCAAGGATCGAACAATATGACTTTGACATCATATTCCTTGCAGGTTACATGCTAATCGTTTCGCAGGTGCTCTTTGAGCCGTACATAGTCATCAATCTCCACCCTTCCCTGCCGAATGCATACAAAGGCAAATGGGAGGACGTCATCAGGAATACCATAGAGGACGGGGAGAGGACCTTCGGCGCAATGATCCACATGGTCGATGCGTCCCTCGATGAAGGTGCGCCGGTAAGCTTTGTCAGGCTCGCCCTTGAGGGTCACGAGATAGATACGCTTTACGACAACGCCTTCAGGGGGGACGCAACCTCAAGGGACAGGCTCTTCAAGATTATGAGGGACCAGGAGTTCGCCATAGAGATCCCCCTCATTATCCATACCCTGTCCCTGCTCTCGAAAGGTGAGATAGCAATAGACAATAAGAAGGTTTATTCCGAGGGCAAGGAATTAACGGGTGGTGTCGATATAACGGAGATAGTCTGCGCCGCATTTCAATGCAGGTGAGCTAAAGAGCGCGGCACGGAGAGCATAGTACGGAGATAGAGGATGAGAAAAACGATATATATCACGGATTGTGAAGGGCCCGTGTCCAGGAATGATAATGCCTACGAGATAGCCGACGCCTTTCTGCGGGAAGGCGGGAGGCTCTTCAGCCTCCTGAGCAAGTTTGACGACTATCTCGGCGATATCGAGAAGGTCGAAGGGTACAGATACGGAAGCACCCTGAGGTTTATCCTCCCTTTCCTGAAAGCGGCCGACGTTACCGACAGGGAAGTACAGGGGTTTTCAGGTCAAAACATAACCGTTGTAAACAACATCCGGGAAACCTTGCAGGCTGTCAACGGATTGATGCCGGTCTACGTGGTGAGCACAAGCTATATCCATTACATAAAAGAGGTTTGCCAGTACCTGGGCCTGAACATGGCAAACATGTTCTGTACAAAGGTCTCTTTTGACGGCTACAGCATGGATGAGGACGAGAAGAAGATTATCTCGGACTATCACGAGAAATTCCTCAAGCTCCCTCCTATCACATGGGATGATAATAACAAGGTAACCCCCGATTCGCGGCGCGCCATAGACGCATTAAAAGTATTTTTTTTCGACCGGCTGCCTTCGCTCCCGGTTTATCAATGGATGAAGGACGTCGACCCGATAGGAGGCAGAGGAAAGGCAGAGGCAATCCTCCGGATCGTGAAGCAGACAGGGGTTCCCCTGAAGGACGTTCTCTACGTCGGGGACAGCATCACCGATGTTGACGCCTTCGGGCTCGTGAAGGACAATGGAGGACTTTCGGTCAGCTTCAATGGAAATAATTATGCAGTCCGGTCGGCGGAATATATTGTTGTCAGCGAAGATGCCGCCGTTCTCAGGGATATGGCAACGGACTTCTGCAATAACGGGAAGGACGCGATCCGGGAGGGGAGAGTGAGCGAAACCGCCTGGATATTCAGAAGGGAAGCCTGCAACATGAAAGACGTCATCGCCCTGAGCGAGAGGACGAGGAAAGAGGTCAGGGGACAGGTCATAGGTAGTCTCGGATGAAATACTTTCTTATTGTTGTCATTTGTCTCTTTTCGTTTTCATACTCCTATGCGGACGA
The Syntrophorhabdaceae bacterium genome window above contains:
- a CDS encoding formyltransferase family protein — its product is MKICWFTTGRDKEALTLLKDVNDAIEKKAIDGEITLVFMNRDRGESPVSDEIIAYAEEKKIPVELFSTKRFLDERGLKLSEGRELFDSEIKSRIEQYDFDIIFLAGYMLIVSQVLFEPYIVINLHPSLPNAYKGKWEDVIRNTIEDGERTFGAMIHMVDASLDEGAPVSFVRLALEGHEIDTLYDNAFRGDATSRDRLFKIMRDQEFAIEIPLIIHTLSLLSKGEIAIDNKKVYSEGKELTGGVDITEIVCAAFQCR